One segment of Bacteroides caecimuris DNA contains the following:
- a CDS encoding DUF3843 family protein — protein sequence MKQKKIYMQAWLDAHGRVKVVDTDGWYLDFANQLLPLVAESYIYAGKEMEEDQKRVALTCALYLEDCVADGGNWRQFIHWHQENYGRYLPFYTLTDDYMPDEINREDVVFLLWAINSPVGDNFDGVENPMDADLLEFADALYNRLDAAFELAPISDYLATDWLLETELMQKKRMPLPVALPGEKMPTNVERFLEASKGEPLLYFDSYDALKFFFVQSLKWEDEEDSLLPDLKEFDNFVVFANPKGLLIGPDVAPYFADKHNPLYNAELAEEEAYELFCEEGLCPFDLLKYGMEHELLSEAQFPFENGKELLQENWDFVARWFLGEYYEGE from the coding sequence ATGAAGCAGAAGAAAATTTATATGCAGGCATGGCTGGACGCTCACGGTCGTGTAAAAGTGGTGGATACGGATGGTTGGTATCTGGATTTCGCTAATCAGCTATTGCCTTTGGTGGCTGAATCTTATATATATGCTGGGAAAGAAATGGAAGAAGACCAGAAGCGAGTGGCTTTGACATGTGCCCTGTATTTGGAAGATTGCGTAGCAGATGGAGGAAACTGGCGCCAGTTTATCCACTGGCATCAGGAGAACTACGGACGTTACCTGCCTTTCTACACGTTGACGGATGATTATATGCCGGACGAAATCAACCGTGAAGATGTTGTTTTCCTTTTGTGGGCAATCAATTCACCGGTCGGTGATAATTTTGACGGAGTGGAGAACCCGATGGATGCAGATTTGCTGGAGTTTGCAGATGCATTATATAACCGTTTGGATGCTGCGTTCGAATTGGCTCCTATCAGTGATTATCTAGCGACAGACTGGCTGCTGGAAACAGAATTGATGCAAAAGAAGCGAATGCCTCTGCCCGTAGCTTTGCCGGGAGAAAAAATGCCTACCAACGTAGAACGTTTCCTTGAAGCAAGCAAAGGTGAACCGCTTTTATACTTCGACTCTTACGATGCGCTGAAATTTTTCTTTGTGCAATCATTGAAGTGGGAGGATGAAGAAGATTCTCTATTGCCTGATTTAAAAGAGTTTGATAACTTCGTGGTTTTCGCCAATCCGAAAGGTCTGTTGATAGGGCCTGACGTAGCCCCATATTTTGCGGACAAACACAACCCGCTCTACAATGCTGAACTAGCAGAAGAGGAAGCATACGAACTGTTTTGTGAAGAAGGTTTGTGCCCGTTTGATTTGTTGAAATATGGAATGGAACATGAGCTGTTATCGGAAGCACAGTTCCCGTTTGAGAATGGAAAGGAACTGTTGCAGGAAAACTGGGATTTTGTAGCTCGCTGGTTTTTGGGCGAATATTACGAAGGAGAATAA
- the ruvA gene encoding Holliday junction branch migration protein RuvA, producing MIEYIRGELAELSPATAVIDCNGVGYAANISLNTYSAIQGKKNCKLYIHEAIREDAYVLYGFAEKQEREIFLLLISVSGIGGNTARMILSALSPAELVNVISTENANMLKTVKGIGLKTAQRVIVDLKDKIKTMGGVAGGGASVGLLLQPANAEVQEEAVSALTMLGFAVAPSQKVVLAILKEEPDAPVEKVIKLALKRL from the coding sequence ATGATAGAATATATTAGAGGCGAACTTGCCGAACTAAGTCCGGCAACCGCAGTGATTGACTGTAACGGGGTGGGATATGCCGCCAATATATCCTTGAATACCTATTCGGCTATTCAGGGAAAGAAAAACTGTAAGCTATATATTCACGAGGCGATTCGGGAAGACGCATATGTGCTTTATGGATTTGCCGAGAAGCAGGAGCGGGAGATTTTCCTATTGTTGATTTCCGTTTCCGGAATCGGGGGGAACACTGCACGTATGATTCTCTCGGCGCTCTCACCTGCCGAACTGGTGAACGTAATCAGCACCGAAAACGCGAATATGCTGAAAACGGTGAAAGGTATCGGGCTGAAGACTGCGCAACGGGTGATTGTCGATCTGAAAGATAAGATAAAAACGATGGGTGGAGTTGCCGGCGGAGGTGCTTCTGTAGGTCTGTTGCTGCAACCTGCCAATGCAGAAGTGCAGGAAGAGGCAGTGTCTGCATTGACAATGCTCGGTTTTGCTGTCGCGCCTTCGCAGAAGGTGGTGCTGGCTATCTTGAAGGAAGAACCGGATGCTCCGGTAGAAAAGGTTATCAAACTGGCTTTGAAACGTTTGTAG
- a CDS encoding diaminopimelate dehydrogenase, whose product MKKVRAAIVGYGNIGHYVLEALQAAPDFEIAGVVRRAGAENKPEELANYAVVKDIKELGDVDVAILCTPTRSVEKYAKEYLAMGINTVDSFDIHTGIVDLRRTLDATAKEHKAVSIISAGWDPGSDSIVRTMLEAIAPKGITYTNFGPGMSMGHTVAVKAVDGVKAALSMTIPTGTGIHRRMVYIELKDGYKIEEVAAAIKADPYFVNDETHVKLVPSVDALLDMGHGVNLTRKGVSGKTQNQLFEFNMRINNPALTAQVLVCVARASMKQQPGCYTMVEIPVIDLLPGDREEWIGHLV is encoded by the coding sequence ATGAAAAAAGTAAGAGCTGCCATCGTTGGTTATGGTAACATTGGACATTATGTACTGGAAGCGCTTCAGGCGGCACCTGATTTCGAAATAGCCGGAGTCGTTCGTCGTGCAGGAGCAGAGAACAAACCGGAAGAGTTGGCAAACTATGCAGTAGTAAAGGACATAAAAGAGTTGGGGGATGTAGATGTAGCTATTCTTTGCACGCCCACTCGCAGCGTCGAGAAATATGCAAAAGAATATCTGGCAATGGGGATTAATACGGTAGACAGTTTCGATATCCACACCGGTATCGTGGACTTGCGCCGCACACTGGATGCTACTGCCAAAGAACATAAAGCCGTATCGATCATTTCCGCCGGATGGGATCCGGGAAGCGACTCCATCGTGCGCACCATGCTCGAAGCAATTGCTCCGAAAGGAATCACTTACACCAACTTCGGTCCGGGTATGAGCATGGGACATACAGTGGCTGTAAAAGCCGTCGACGGAGTGAAAGCCGCTCTTTCCATGACTATTCCTACCGGCACGGGAATCCACCGCCGCATGGTGTACATCGAGCTGAAAGACGGATATAAAATTGAAGAAGTAGCTGCTGCTATCAAAGCAGACCCTTACTTCGTGAATGATGAAACGCACGTGAAACTCGTTCCGAGCGTAGACGCTCTATTGGATATGGGTCACGGTGTAAATCTCACTCGCAAAGGTGTATCCGGCAAAACACAGAATCAGTTGTTCGAATTTAATATGCGCATCAATAACCCCGCACTGACAGCACAAGTATTGGTATGTGTGGCACGTGCCTCGATGAAACAACAACCGGGATGTTACACAATGGTAGAAATTCCTGTTATCGACCTTCTTCCCGGCGACCGTGAAGAATGGATCGGACATTTGGTATAA
- a CDS encoding DUF3857 domain-containing protein → MRKVFILCAFLLQYLLPAYPQQATTVTIEPNLKYGKPSKEELSLSSYPPDTTATAIYLFHQGQSDFIYHDGFQLVTEHWVRIKILKPQGVSYANVSVPYYSPTDKDEGQERASEIEGCSYNMENGKCIKTPMKRESISFERINNLYKMLKFSLPAVKEGTIIEYHYKLYSDYFSHIDNWMMQEELPMLYNQYKITIPHVFIYNIELRGKDYIQIKQKGSSIHATERDGSSAGGVSKDFTVSAQETIFTSRNLPAIRQDESYCWCPEDYKIQVSFDLQGTQFSPNEYKPYSQKWEDVDHQLLKPENTQFGKYLSLTNPFRPETKQAYNSEMNFEKKIICAFQILKKKMAWNGRYQLYSKELEKVIKKGSGSNADLNFILISILKDFGLEAYPVVMSRRSSGILPYNFPSLQKLNTFIVAVYDITKQKYVFLDSSMAIPALNILPLDLAVNKARILSPKEKEEKKWVNVMALSDNKSFMKIDARIEGNQVKGHRSTVLYGQEAIKYQTNEKHKQDSLVSNPESNGDQKEKLTVTNLKVKKQENNYALIEEEFDFVLQADRTDDHLYINPMIFPQLKNNPFIQTERVLPIEFPYPYKFTMLSTLTLPDGYEVEELPQSQTIRSEENGLQCKYMIQQQGNTILLNYVFHLKRYIFLSEQYKQLQELWTKVIEKNNSLIVLKKI, encoded by the coding sequence ATGAGAAAAGTATTCATTCTCTGCGCATTTCTATTGCAATACCTGTTGCCTGCCTACCCACAACAAGCCACAACAGTCACCATAGAACCCAATCTGAAATACGGAAAACCTTCTAAAGAAGAACTATCTCTCAGTTCTTATCCCCCGGATACCACAGCCACAGCCATTTATCTATTCCATCAGGGACAAAGTGATTTCATCTACCACGATGGTTTCCAACTGGTCACCGAGCACTGGGTACGCATCAAAATTTTAAAACCACAAGGAGTGTCCTATGCCAATGTTTCCGTTCCTTACTACTCTCCTACCGATAAAGATGAAGGACAAGAAAGAGCCAGTGAAATAGAAGGCTGCTCCTACAACATGGAAAATGGAAAATGTATCAAAACACCCATGAAGCGAGAATCCATTTCTTTTGAGCGAATCAACAACCTGTATAAAATGCTAAAATTCTCTCTGCCTGCCGTCAAAGAGGGGACTATCATCGAATATCACTACAAACTCTACTCCGACTATTTTTCACATATCGACAACTGGATGATGCAGGAGGAACTTCCTATGCTCTACAACCAATACAAAATCACAATCCCTCATGTGTTCATCTACAACATTGAACTCCGAGGAAAAGATTACATACAAATAAAGCAAAAAGGCTCCTCCATTCACGCCACGGAACGTGATGGGTCCAGTGCAGGTGGAGTCAGCAAAGACTTCACCGTTTCTGCACAAGAAACAATCTTTACTTCACGCAACCTTCCGGCTATCCGGCAGGACGAATCCTATTGCTGGTGCCCGGAAGACTATAAAATACAAGTCAGTTTCGACCTGCAAGGAACCCAATTCAGCCCCAATGAATACAAGCCATACAGCCAGAAATGGGAAGATGTAGATCATCAACTGCTAAAACCAGAAAATACACAGTTCGGCAAATATCTCTCGCTCACCAACCCTTTCCGTCCCGAAACCAAACAAGCCTACAACAGCGAAATGAATTTCGAGAAGAAAATCATCTGCGCTTTCCAGATACTCAAAAAGAAAATGGCCTGGAACGGACGGTATCAACTCTACAGTAAAGAACTTGAAAAGGTGATCAAAAAAGGAAGCGGCAGTAATGCCGATCTCAATTTTATCCTTATCAGCATCCTGAAAGACTTCGGACTGGAAGCCTATCCGGTGGTTATGAGCCGACGTTCATCAGGCATACTGCCCTACAACTTTCCTTCCCTTCAAAAACTAAATACATTCATCGTCGCCGTCTACGACATAACCAAACAGAAATATGTATTTTTAGACAGCTCCATGGCTATACCTGCCCTCAATATATTGCCACTCGACTTAGCTGTCAACAAAGCACGCATACTATCCCCCAAAGAGAAAGAAGAAAAGAAATGGGTAAACGTGATGGCTCTTTCCGACAATAAAAGTTTTATGAAGATTGACGCCCGAATAGAGGGAAACCAGGTGAAAGGACATCGAAGCACGGTTCTTTACGGGCAGGAAGCCATCAAATATCAGACAAATGAGAAGCATAAGCAAGACAGCCTCGTTTCGAATCCTGAAAGCAACGGCGATCAGAAAGAAAAACTCACTGTCACCAACCTGAAAGTGAAAAAACAAGAGAATAACTATGCACTGATAGAAGAAGAATTCGACTTCGTCCTGCAAGCCGACCGGACGGACGATCACCTTTATATTAATCCGATGATCTTTCCGCAATTGAAAAACAATCCATTTATCCAGACGGAACGGGTACTTCCCATCGAATTCCCCTATCCGTACAAGTTCACGATGCTGTCTACGCTGACTCTCCCCGATGGCTACGAAGTGGAGGAGCTGCCTCAATCACAAACCATCCGGTCAGAAGAAAACGGATTACAATGTAAATATATGATCCAACAACAGGGAAATACAATCCTGCTCAATTATGTATTCCACCTGAAAAGATACATATTCCTTTCCGAACAATACAAACAACTACAGGAACTCTGGACCAAAGTGATCGAAAAAAATAATTCACTAATCGTACTCAAGAAAATATAA
- a CDS encoding transglutaminase domain-containing protein produces the protein MIRSNRSILKQMTHRTFSLSCVFICLSLHTLSVCAQDILQDANSVIVEARTEVLCKSMTQSIEKESLIITVLNRKGLDAAHFFCGCDMFRSLQKFSGEIINASGQSVRKIKKGELQKSEYSSSLSTDDYFYYYECNYPTFPFTVKYEWEVKCNNGLIGYPTFIPQAYFDQGVEIATYRIELPAGQRCRYRELNTQGKKIQVKESTGADGQQVIEATASKLSPIVKEPFGPDFAELLPRVYFAPSAFKFDKSESDMSSWQKYGEWQYRLLDGRDQLTEPFRAKLHELTANCATERDKVKTIYDYLAKTTRYVSIQLGIGGLQPIAATDVCRTGFGDCKGLSNYTRAMLKELGIVSTYTVISTTNERLLPDFSSANQMNHVILQVPLPQDTLWLECTNPSLPFGYVHQDIAGHDALLIEPDGGKMYRLPTYPDSLNTQHIAADITLSPTAEARIEVNEVSRIFQYENEAGIVYLEPNQQKDRIRSGIHLPQADIRNLQISECKEANPSITFRYTATSNQYGHKTGNRLFIPANVFRKEFSVPPLTKRMYPIHIDYGYTDTDSIRIQLPEGYVIEGLPKPLDVKSKFGSFHSDIQVKDKKIYIVHRLFMSKGVYSPTEYAAFLDFRKQVAGQYSGKIILKRE, from the coding sequence ATGATTCGTTCCAATCGCTCCATCCTAAAGCAAATGACACATCGGACATTCAGTCTGTCCTGTGTCTTTATTTGCCTAAGTCTGCACACACTGTCTGTGTGTGCACAAGATATCCTCCAAGATGCCAATTCCGTTATCGTGGAAGCACGCACAGAGGTTCTCTGCAAATCCATGACTCAATCCATAGAAAAAGAGAGCCTGATAATCACCGTCCTCAACCGTAAGGGACTGGATGCAGCGCATTTCTTCTGTGGATGTGACATGTTCCGTTCTTTGCAGAAATTCTCCGGGGAGATCATCAATGCTAGCGGACAAAGTGTACGCAAGATAAAGAAAGGCGAACTTCAGAAAAGTGAATATAGTTCTTCGCTTAGCACGGACGATTATTTCTATTACTACGAATGTAATTATCCGACATTCCCTTTCACTGTGAAATACGAATGGGAAGTGAAGTGCAATAACGGATTGATCGGCTATCCCACCTTTATACCACAAGCATACTTCGACCAAGGGGTAGAGATAGCAACTTACCGCATCGAGCTGCCTGCAGGACAAAGATGCAGATACCGTGAACTGAATACGCAAGGAAAAAAAATCCAAGTAAAAGAATCTACCGGAGCCGACGGGCAGCAAGTGATTGAAGCCACCGCCTCCAAACTCTCTCCTATCGTCAAAGAACCTTTCGGACCGGATTTCGCAGAACTGCTTCCACGTGTCTATTTTGCGCCTTCCGCCTTCAAGTTCGATAAGTCGGAAAGCGATATGAGCAGTTGGCAAAAGTACGGAGAGTGGCAATACCGGTTGCTCGACGGACGCGACCAGCTCACCGAACCTTTCCGCGCCAAGCTGCACGAACTGACAGCCAACTGTGCCACCGAACGGGATAAGGTGAAGACCATTTATGATTATCTGGCCAAAACCACCCGCTACGTCAGCATCCAACTGGGTATCGGAGGCTTACAGCCTATTGCTGCTACCGATGTCTGCCGCACGGGATTCGGCGACTGTAAAGGATTATCCAATTACACCCGTGCCATGCTGAAAGAATTGGGGATTGTTTCCACTTACACAGTTATCAGTACCACCAACGAACGTTTATTACCGGATTTCTCCAGTGCCAACCAAATGAATCACGTCATTCTGCAAGTTCCGCTTCCCCAAGACACTCTTTGGCTGGAATGCACCAATCCGTCACTTCCATTCGGATATGTTCATCAGGATATTGCCGGACACGATGCTTTACTGATTGAACCGGACGGTGGCAAAATGTACCGCCTGCCCACTTATCCTGACTCGCTGAACACGCAGCACATCGCTGCCGACATCACTCTCTCTCCCACAGCAGAAGCACGGATAGAAGTGAACGAAGTCTCCCGGATCTTTCAATACGAAAATGAAGCAGGTATCGTCTATCTGGAACCTAACCAACAGAAAGACCGCATCCGCTCGGGCATCCACTTGCCTCAAGCCGATATCCGAAATCTGCAAATCAGCGAATGTAAGGAGGCAAATCCATCCATCACTTTCCGATACACTGCCACCAGCAATCAATACGGTCATAAGACGGGAAACCGTCTGTTTATCCCCGCCAATGTGTTCCGAAAAGAATTCAGTGTTCCTCCTCTGACAAAGCGCATGTATCCTATTCATATCGACTATGGCTACACAGATACAGATAGTATTCGTATCCAATTGCCAGAAGGCTATGTGATTGAGGGACTTCCAAAACCACTTGACGTGAAAAGCAAGTTTGGCAGTTTCCATTCCGACATTCAGGTGAAAGATAAGAAAATATACATCGTTCACCGATTGTTCATGTCTAAAGGGGTTTACAGCCCAACTGAATATGCGGCATTTCTTGATTTCCGCAAGCAAGTAGCCGGGCAATACAGTGGAAAAATCATTCTAAAAAGAGAATAA
- the tnpC gene encoding IS66 family transposase: MIDERAYELLCCQLGLANEEKAGLRKQVNELIARFKAIEESNKENSKALVDTINELSVTVENYRKEMELMRKQLEAKDEVNRMLANEISNLRLQLEDNRKHRFGRTSEQRKLLNNRNLDKSALHKSEYDGSDRKDDDNDKADGNETGSSTTSGSTPAQDSQPSRRKETAPRAVKTKLKVDKVVVHEVDEYYTLPEGGRFMNRNGMPDVWEYRVIEHVRAHNVEHVYKVARVKLADGTFANTMEHPLKDLGGIFSPELLARLLCLKYDFSMPENRQIRLLAREGIHISNTTLNSYIHNGIAKLKGFIGEVFKGFVQQAEYLMVDETTELVGVETKEGKAYRRKYLWAFFAKHMKMVYYHYNNGSRSSDAAKSFLEHFMGTLSTDGYTVYRMFDGEDSKVLHIGCWTHCRRLWVDALPSDRTAMEIIDSIGDMFMNEDLFRTMKLSGEQIKGKRRKLTGPILESIHHKVVMMMQDAKVMANELMRKAVNYTLNQWKSLRNILKDGAAEISNNLCEQRMKPVKLLLKNCMNIGSEDAAENSAFIFSLIESCKLNGIDPQDYLKHLFECILHGKDCDKKTLLPCFYKPEC; encoded by the coding sequence ATGATTGATGAAAGGGCATACGAGTTACTTTGCTGCCAGTTGGGTCTGGCGAATGAGGAAAAGGCAGGGCTTCGCAAACAGGTAAACGAACTGATTGCGAGGTTTAAGGCCATTGAAGAATCCAATAAGGAGAACTCCAAGGCTCTGGTTGATACAATCAATGAATTATCCGTAACAGTCGAGAACTATCGAAAAGAAATGGAGCTTATGAGAAAGCAGCTTGAAGCGAAAGACGAGGTGAACAGGATGCTGGCAAACGAGATTTCCAATCTCAGGCTTCAGCTTGAGGACAACAGGAAACACCGTTTCGGCCGTACATCCGAGCAAAGAAAACTGCTGAACAACCGTAACCTTGACAAGTCTGCACTGCATAAGTCCGAATATGACGGTTCTGACAGAAAGGATGATGACAACGATAAGGCTGACGGTAACGAAACCGGCAGCAGTACCACTTCTGGTAGCACACCTGCACAGGACAGCCAACCTTCAAGAAGAAAGGAAACTGCACCACGTGCCGTGAAAACCAAATTGAAAGTTGACAAAGTAGTAGTACATGAAGTGGACGAGTATTACACGCTTCCCGAAGGAGGACGGTTCATGAACCGCAACGGTATGCCTGATGTGTGGGAATACAGGGTTATAGAACATGTAAGGGCTCATAACGTGGAACATGTCTACAAGGTGGCAAGGGTGAAGCTTGCGGACGGCACTTTCGCGAACACGATGGAACATCCGCTGAAAGACCTTGGAGGCATCTTCTCTCCTGAACTGCTTGCCCGTCTGCTCTGTCTGAAATACGACTTCAGCATGCCGGAGAACAGGCAGATAAGACTGCTTGCCAGAGAGGGCATCCACATAAGCAATACCACACTGAACAGCTATATCCATAACGGAATCGCCAAACTCAAGGGTTTTATCGGAGAGGTATTCAAGGGGTTTGTACAGCAGGCTGAATATCTTATGGTTGATGAGACGACCGAACTTGTAGGCGTCGAAACAAAGGAAGGCAAGGCTTACAGGAGAAAGTACTTATGGGCATTCTTTGCAAAGCATATGAAGATGGTCTATTACCACTATAACAACGGCAGCAGGTCATCCGATGCGGCGAAGTCGTTCCTGGAACATTTTATGGGGACCCTTTCCACTGACGGATATACGGTTTACAGAATGTTTGATGGAGAAGACTCAAAGGTGCTTCATATAGGATGCTGGACGCACTGCAGAAGGTTGTGGGTTGACGCCTTGCCTTCGGACAGGACAGCGATGGAGATAATAGACTCCATCGGCGATATGTTCATGAATGAAGATCTGTTCCGCACCATGAAGCTCAGCGGTGAGCAGATAAAGGGGAAAAGACGGAAGCTTACAGGACCGATCCTTGAAAGTATCCATCATAAGGTGGTCATGATGATGCAGGATGCGAAGGTTATGGCTAACGAACTGATGAGAAAGGCTGTCAATTATACGTTAAACCAGTGGAAGTCCCTGAGAAATATCCTCAAGGACGGTGCAGCGGAAATATCGAACAACCTCTGTGAACAAAGGATGAAACCGGTAAAGCTGTTGCTCAAGAACTGTATGAACATAGGCAGTGAGGATGCGGCAGAAAACTCGGCATTCATCTTCTCTCTGATAGAAAGCTGTAAGCTTAATGGCATAGACCCTCAGGATTACCTGAAGCACCTGTTCGAATGTATTCTTCATGGTAAGGACTGCGACAAGAAGACTCTTCTACCATGTTTTTATAAACCGGAATGTTAA
- the tnpB gene encoding IS66 family insertion sequence element accessory protein TnpB (TnpB, as the term is used for proteins encoded by IS66 family insertion elements, is considered an accessory protein, since TnpC, encoded by a neighboring gene, is a DDE family transposase.), giving the protein MLGLSANLNYYLFNGNVDLRKGIFRLCESIREEMSLDPSDASNVYMFMSRNRKVVKILHYERGFYVLYEKRPVMGKFKKPVFDEVSKCYRIQWSDMDYLTESIVVDKMYVSSKD; this is encoded by the coding sequence ATGCTGGGACTGAGTGCTAACCTGAACTATTACCTGTTCAACGGTAATGTTGATCTGCGGAAAGGTATTTTCCGATTATGTGAGAGTATAAGGGAAGAGATGTCACTTGACCCGAGCGATGCCTCCAACGTCTATATGTTCATGTCCCGTAACCGGAAGGTTGTGAAGATACTTCATTATGAACGCGGTTTTTATGTGCTTTACGAGAAACGTCCTGTCATGGGAAAGTTCAAGAAACCGGTATTTGATGAGGTCTCCAAATGCTACCGGATACAATGGTCAGACATGGACTATCTTACGGAAAGTATTGTAGTTGACAAGATGTACGTTAGTTCAAAAGATTAA
- a CDS encoding ISAs1 family transposase: MDKIAKDFLINDELARHMASMSEAIDTIDPREKNKVTYSGKLIMLVTLSGIFCDCQSWNDIADFARYKKDFLRRFIPDLETTPSHDTLRRFFCIIKTEKLESCYREWARNMRGDSPSIEDCDWSKVQINEGNDLYTNRHIAIDGKTIRGAINADKLVQESAGKITKEQASVAKLHVVSAFLSDMSLSLGQERVSIKENEIVAIPKLLDDIDIRQGDVVTIDALGTQKKIVEKIVEKQADYLLEVKDNHLKLRENIENDAEYLLISGRKNDFIKRAEETTEGHGFMVTRTCISCSEPSRLGFCYRDWKNLRTYGMIKTEKINIATGEIQNEKHCFISSLVNNPELILKYKRKHWAVENGLHWQLDVTFNEDDGRKMMNSAQNFSTLTKMALTILKNYQDEDKKTSVNRKRKKAGWSDEYLTNLIDTFIKAF, from the coding sequence ATGGATAAGATTGCAAAAGATTTTTTAATAAATGACGAATTGGCGCGTCATATGGCCAGTATGTCTGAAGCTATTGATACAATCGACCCACGTGAAAAGAATAAAGTCACTTATTCGGGCAAATTGATAATGCTTGTCACTTTATCAGGTATTTTTTGTGATTGTCAGAGTTGGAATGATATAGCAGACTTCGCCCGTTATAAGAAAGATTTTCTTAGAAGATTCATACCGGACTTAGAAACTACCCCGTCACATGATACATTACGCCGATTTTTTTGTATCATAAAAACGGAAAAATTAGAGAGTTGTTACAGAGAATGGGCCCGTAATATGAGGGGGGATTCACCATCCATAGAAGATTGTGACTGGTCGAAAGTTCAAATTAATGAGGGAAATGATCTTTATACGAATAGACATATAGCTATTGACGGAAAAACGATCCGTGGTGCCATCAATGCTGATAAACTGGTACAAGAGTCAGCGGGTAAAATAACAAAGGAGCAGGCATCAGTAGCCAAACTTCATGTTGTCAGTGCCTTTCTTTCTGATATGAGTCTGTCATTAGGGCAGGAACGGGTCTCAATAAAAGAGAATGAAATAGTAGCAATACCCAAATTACTGGACGACATTGATATACGACAAGGAGATGTAGTTACCATCGATGCACTTGGTACCCAAAAGAAAATTGTAGAAAAAATAGTAGAGAAACAAGCCGATTATCTTTTAGAGGTGAAAGACAACCATTTAAAACTAAGGGAAAATATCGAAAACGATGCAGAGTACTTGCTAATTTCCGGAAGAAAAAATGATTTTATCAAAAGAGCTGAAGAAACCACAGAAGGTCATGGATTTATGGTGACAAGGACCTGCATATCCTGCTCTGAGCCCAGTAGATTAGGGTTCTGTTATCGCGATTGGAAGAATCTTAGGACTTATGGAATGATAAAGACCGAGAAAATAAATATAGCCACAGGAGAAATACAAAATGAGAAACATTGTTTCATCTCTTCATTAGTGAACAATCCAGAGCTTATTCTTAAATATAAGAGAAAGCATTGGGCGGTAGAAAATGGATTGCATTGGCAATTGGATGTTACATTTAATGAAGATGATGGAAGAAAAATGATGAATTCGGCACAAAACTTTTCCACTTTAACGAAAATGGCATTGACCATTTTGAAGAATTATCAGGATGAAGACAAGAAGACTTCGGTCAATAGGAAAAGGAAGAAGGCAGGATGGAGTGATGAGTACTTAACTAATTTGATAGATACCTTTATTAAAGCCTTTTAA